From the Cucumis sativus cultivar 9930 chromosome 5, Cucumber_9930_V3, whole genome shotgun sequence genome, the window tgGATATATAACAAtggtttttatatttctaattcattttttcgTTATTCTAAAGTTGCTCCATCAAACAAACATCCATGTGCTTAGcttcattagaaaaaaaaaagggccTAAAGAAATGGTAGCCTAGATAATGTAGATTGTTCTAGTCGACCAGAACTCGACCATCACCAACAAGATCAAATTAAGTGGAAAGAGGAAAATATATTAGACAAAATAGATATAGAAAGGAAACCctaaattttaggaaaatagAGTGAAATGCTGTCGAAAATCATATCAATATCACTAAGTCAATTCTACCCTGAaaagatttgattgtttttacaaacatcaaaagtgtgagttacaaattaattagggCTTTAAcaaatgagtttaaaaaacTAGACCTATAGTAGActtgtttatttttacaaaactgacaaaaaaaaaaaaacacaaactcaACTCATACGATACACATGATTTACAATTGATACATACTTAATACACTCGATGCACTACTAATATGCActtgatatattaattatattcacTTTGATACACATGTaatatacacttgataccaTTTTAATAGAcatttgatacatttgatatacACTTATATGTGATCTATACttgatatacatttgatagacACTTGATACATATGATAtacacttaaaaatatatatttattgtaaaatatatatttattgtaaaatataaagtatagACCCGAATTATTATTACACTTTAAATGCCTCTAAAAAGTGCTTCACATTTTTGCTCTAAAGTTgtttaagataaaaatattacaagaatgtcacattaattttatttactcaatgtatcaaatatatatcacatgTGTATTAGTAGTGTAtcatttggtttgattttttctaattaaattatccCAACCTATGTGTCATTTTTGGAAGGGTTTCTTAATAATGTAGTTGTTTCTCTCTTCttatttcaactatttttttctctcttttatttcaagtttttctttttcctttttttttctgaagaAACTATTTGATGTTCGTCCCTCAAAAATGTTGTACAAAGAGCTGCTCACGGGTTGGGTATTCGAGCATTTTCTTGGGAAAGCCAATTTATCCGCCATGATTGATGATAAACAATTCCTGTAAATATCACGTGCAAAGAAGATTAACATCTTCACAAAATTCCAAACATTTCTCATACTATAGCATAATAAATCCACAGCCAGTGCCGTCAACGACAATGCTTTCCTACAAACCACGCTCAAATTTCAACCACATTTCGTTCAAATCCCACTTTTCGCTCATTTTCTCTCAATCTGCTCTCACTTTTCCTAAATGGGTACGAACCCACTGAAAATCTGAGCACCGAAAAACCACCCACGGACTGCTTTTGCTTTGCTCTGTTGCAAAACCATGGACCCATTGAAGCTCCGCCGTGTGTTGGTGATTCTTTTTCTGGGTTTTGTGGGATGGCCCATGTTGTTGATTGGCGCCGGTGGTTCGGGGAGTTGTCGATTTCCGGCTGTGTACAACTTCGGTGACTCGAACTCAGACACTGGAGGAATATCGGCTGCGTTCAATGTGTTTGAGTCACCTAATGGCATGACCTTCTTTGGACACCCTTCTGGGAGGGCCTGTGATGGCCGTCTTATTATAGACTTTATAGGTTAGTAGTAGTACCAAATTCTCTCGCATCTCTCTGTTTTTTAATACTATGCACAAATTGTGATCTGAGTCTGtaaattttggttcaataatttatgtttgagcttattattattgtttttttcagTGCAACAATTGGTGTGGGATTCCAACCTCCCTCTTCTAGACAATTACTCGCTTTGGCACTCATGTTTGAGCTCTTAGTGTCTAATGATGTTTTAATCTTTGTTTAGATGGTTGAGGCTTGAAGCCTTCCAGTATCATTTAGAAGTAAAACCATGCTGATTTTAGATGTTTAGGGAATTACAAATAACAGAGAAAAATTGGAATGAATGTTAAAAAACGAACACTTCAAACAATTAGAGTGAGACGTTAATATCTTGCTCTCTTTAAGGAAATTAAACCTATGtatattgaatttctttgaTACAACAAATATTCTATGGCCTATTCTATAGGATACAACAATATGAACCGTTGTGTACCTCAAACCACTCTACATTGAAAAGTTGAACTTAATGCCTCACAATTTAAAACACCCCTCATTTGGCCAATTGTCTTAGAGGTGCTAATGatagaaaataagaagaaacatgCTTTTTAGTATTCCTTATTGTTATGCTATTTAGCAAACTTGTGGattcaaaatttcatgtataaattattctttagcCCATCTCCAGTACGTTTTTGCCAGAGAAGGAATGAACTCTATCTTTTAACTCATATGAAACTCCAACTTTAGAAaagtattaaataataaagagtGTAACAACACAAACTATCAGTGTCATTCTGTTTTGAAACCATAGAGACTGGGAGTTCCTTTTGCTTGGCCTTATGTTAATTAACTCGAACATGGCTAGGCTTTTGACCATGAAAATAGCTTACAATACAATAAGTATGTTCATGTATCTAACAGAGTGAATTGCTTTGAAGCATTAATCAAGATTCTCTGCGTTTGGTAACCTTGGGCTGTGAGTTTGTCGTTTTCAGCTCTAGCAACTGATGTATCTGATTCTTTTGCAGCTGAGAAGCTGAAATTTCCTTACCTGAATGCATATTTGGATTCAGTAGGAACAAGCTTTAGGCATGGAGCTAATTTTGCAACAGGTGGTTCATCAATTCGTCCTGGTGGTTACAGCCCTTTTCATCTTGGCCTCCAAGTGTCACAGTTCATCCAATTCAAATCCCGCACCACGTATCTATACAATAGACTTCAATCCAACAGTTAGTTTCTCATTTATTACTCTTTGCACATTACACATGTCAATTCATCTTTTCTCACAATGTGGTTAACAATGACTGTCAATGTTGGTTACTTGGTGACAGACAGGACAACTATTCTAATCAAAAGCAATATAGCAAGGCCCCAGGAGTTCTCGAAGGCGCTATACATGTTTGATATTGCACAAAACGATCTCTCGTATGGTTTCCAACACTCATCTGAAGAACAAGTTAGAGCTTCCATTCCAGATATACTTAACACATTCTCTGAAGCTGTGCAAGTAGGCAAATTCTAAATCACTCACTCAACAATGCACATAAATCACTTCAAAAACCTATAATTAAAATCTCGATGTTCTTTTTGGTGTATGTTTCAGCAAGTATATAAGGAGGGGGCAAGATATTTCTGGGTGCATAATACAGGTCCAGTTGGATGTCTgcctttttctattttggatAACCATAGGCCAGGTAATATAGACAGCATAGGGTGTGTGAAGAGCGCGAATGAAGTCGCTCAAGAACTCAATCGACAACTTAAGAATCTGCTGGTAAAGCTGAGGAAAGAGCTTCCTTTAGCTAGAATTACGCTTGTAGACATGTATTCAGccaaatattttcttgttagCAAGGCGAAAACTGAAGGTTGTTTCCCTTTTTCTCGATGTTGATATGAAACTATCGATTGGAAGAAAGTGGAAGAGGACTGATTTTAGTATTGAAATTGGTGCAGGTTTTTTAAGTCCAGTGAGCTTTTGCTGTGGGAGTTTCCATGGCTTTCACCTCAACTGTGGGAAGAAAGAAGTTGTGAATGGAACAGTTTATGAGAATAATGCTTGCAACGATCCATCAAAGCATATAAGTTGGGATGGCATACACTAC encodes:
- the LOC101206048 gene encoding GDSL esterase/lipase At3g27950; this translates as MDPLKLRRVLVILFLGFVGWPMLLIGAGGSGSCRFPAVYNFGDSNSDTGGISAAFNVFESPNGMTFFGHPSGRACDGRLIIDFIAEKLKFPYLNAYLDSVGTSFRHGANFATGGSSIRPGGYSPFHLGLQVSQFIQFKSRTTYLYNRLQSNNRTTILIKSNIARPQEFSKALYMFDIAQNDLSYGFQHSSEEQVRASIPDILNTFSEAVQQVYKEGARYFWVHNTGPVGCLPFSILDNHRPGNIDSIGCVKSANEVAQELNRQLKNLLVKLRKELPLARITLVDMYSAKYFLVSKAKTEGFLSPVSFCCGSFHGFHLNCGKKEVVNGTVYENNACNDPSKHISWDGIHYSETANLWIADHILNGSFSDPPLPIDKACQAL